The proteins below come from a single Benincasa hispida cultivar B227 chromosome 4, ASM972705v1, whole genome shotgun sequence genomic window:
- the LOC120075087 gene encoding glyceraldehyde-3-phosphate dehydrogenase 2, cytosolic, producing MGKVKIGINGFGRIGRLVARVALQSDDIELVAVNDPFITTDYMTYMFKYDSVHGQWKHHDIKVKDSKTLLFGEKSVTVFGTRNPEEIPWGEVGADYVVESTGVFTDKDKAAAHLKGGAKKVIISAPSKDAPMFVVGVNEKEYKSDLNIVSNASCTTNCLAPLAKVINDRFGIIEGLMTTVHSITATQKTVDGPSMKDWRGGRAASFNIIPSSTGAAKAVGKVLPALNGKLTGMAFRVPTVDVSVVDLTVRLEKNATYEDIKAAIKEESEGKLKGILGYTEDDVVSTDFVGDSRSSIFDAKAGIALNDNFVKIVSWYDNEWGYSSRVIDLIRHINSVQ from the exons ATGGGCAAAGTCAAGATCGGGATCAATG GATTTGGAAGGATCGGTCGCCTTGTTGCTAGAGTCGCCTTGCAGAGTGATGATATCGAACTCGTTGCTGTTAATGATCCCTTCATCACCACTGATTACATG ACCTATATGTTCAAGTATGATAGTGTTCACGGTCAGTGGAAGCACCATGATATCAAGGTTAAGGATAGCAAGACTCTTCTCTTTGGGGAGAAATCAGTCACCGTTTTCGGTACTAG GAACCCGGAGGAGATCCCATGGGGAGAGGTTGGAGCCGACTATGTTGTTGAATCCACTGGAGTATTCACTGATAAGGACAAAGCTGCTGCTCATTTGAAG GGTGGTGCAAAGAAGGTTATCATCTCCGCACCAAGCAAGGATGCCCCAATGTTTGTTGTTGGTGTTAATGAGAAGGAGTACAAGTCAGACCTCAACATTGTGTCCAATGCCAGTTGCACTACCAACTGTCTTGCTCCCTTAGCCAAG GTCATCAACGATAGATTTGGTATTATTGAGGGTCTCATGACGACTGTCCATTCCATCACTG CCACCCAGAAGACTGTTGATGGACCATCAATGAAGGACTGGAGAGGTGGAAGGGCCGCTTCCTTCAACATCATTCCCAGCAGCACTGGTGCTGCCAAG GCTGTAGGTAAAGTGCTGCCTGCTCTTAACGGAAAGTTGACAGGAATGGCATTCCGTGTTCCCACTGTTGATGTATCTGTTGTCGACCTTACGGTTAGGCTTGAAAAGAATGCTACTTATGAAGATATCAAGGCTGCCATCAA GGAAGAATCAGAAGGCAAGCTAAAGGGAATTCTTGGGTACACCGAAGATGATGTTGTGTCGACCGACTTTGTTGGTGACAGCAG GTCAAGCATTTTTGATGCCAAGGCTGGCATTGCTTTGAACGACAACTTTGTTAAGATCGTCTCTTGGTATGATAACGAGTGGGGATACAG TTCGCGTGTGATCGACTTGATCCGTCACATTAACTCTGTTCAGTAA